Proteins from one Ananas comosus cultivar F153 linkage group 5, ASM154086v1, whole genome shotgun sequence genomic window:
- the LOC109710859 gene encoding apoptosis inhibitor 5-like protein API5 — MASHSSAEAAEVEKLYEFGERLNEAKDKSQHVSDYEGIIMAVKGQSVKAKQLAAQLIPRFFKFFPSLASKALTAQFDLVEDEEELGVRVQAIRGFPLLCKDTPEHVSKIADILGQLLTYGENVERDAVNKSLMSILRQDVKASLTALFKHVEIGMENVREKVICFLKDKVFPLKAELLKPQVEMERYVTDLVKKSLQDVTGAEFNLFMDFLRSFSIFGEGAPPERIQELIEIIEAQADLDAHFNVDDVDHIDRLISCMYMALPIFMRGASSSKFLNYFNKHIVPVFDKFPEEKKIDLLKTVAGSSPYATAQDSRQLLPSIVQLLKKCMPRRKTEETNFNYVECLLYTFHHLAHKTPNSTNSLCGYKIVTGQPSDRLGEDFSDNYKDFTERLTATEEIVRASLKKLTQGMAEHNKALSAAKTEEAKAKIKTEQQKTTTGLRICNNILAMTQPLHAKAPTFIGDKKIKLSWQEPVKKSTPASTTGAGTKRAGTTTNGASANPSASKKGRVEGVMQNQLVNRALEGLSRGGGRSGGRGGRGWGGRGRGRGFR, encoded by the exons ATGGCTTCCCACTCCTCCGCCGAAGCCGCCGAGGTCGAGAAGCTCTACGAGTTCGGGGAGCGGCTCAACGAGGCCAAGGACAAGTCTCAG CATGTGAGCGACTACGAGGGGATCATCATGGCGGTGAAGGGCCAGAGCGTGAAAGCGAAGCAGCTCGCGGCGCAGCTCATCCCCAGGTTCTTTAAGTTCTTCCCCAGCCTTGCCAGCAAGGCCCTCACAGCGCAGTTCGACCTCGTCGAGGACGAGGAGGAACTTGGG GTTAGAGTACAAGCTATTCGCGGGTTTCCTCTTCTTTGCAAAGATACTCCAGAACATGTTTCCAAAATTGCAGATATTCTTGGACAACTCCTTACATATG GGGAAAATGTTGAGCGCGATGCAGTTAATAAATCTCTCATGTCTATTTTAAGGCAAGATGTGAAAG CTTCATTGACGGCTTTGTTTAAGCATGTTGAGATAGGCATGGAGAATGTTCGTGAAAAGGTCATCTGTTTCCTGAAAGACAAg GTGTTCCCTTTAAAAGCAGAGCTGCTGAAGCCCCAAGTTGAAATGGAAAGATATGTCACTGATCTGGTGAAGAAA AGCTTACAAGATGTAACTGGTGCTGAGTTCAACTTGTTTATGGACTTCCTGAGGAGCTTTAGCATATTTGGAGAAGGTGCTCCTCCAGAGCGTATTCAAGAGCTGATTGAAATAATCGAAGCACAGGCTGACCTTGACGCACACTTTAAT GTTGATGATGTTGACCATATCGATAGATTGATTTCATGCATGTATATGGCTCTTCCTATCTTCATG AGAGGTGCTTCCAGCAGCAAGTTTCTCAACTATTTCAATAAGCACATAGTACCTGTCTTTGATAAG TTTCCTgaagagaagaaaatagatCTGCTCAAGACTGTTGCTGGAAGTTCCCCATATGCTACGGCACAAGATTCACGCCAACTTCTTCCATCTATTGTCCAACTGCTTAAG AAGTGTATGCCCAGGAGGAAGACGGAAGAGACTAACTTCAACTACGTTGAGTGCTTGTTGTACACATTTCACCACCTAGCTCATAAG ACGCCAAACTCTACAAACAGTCTTTGTGGTTACAAGATTGTGACTGGCCAGCCATCTGATAGGCTTGGGGAGGATTTCTCAGATAACTACAAAGATTTTACAGAGAG GTTAACTGCAACTGAAGAAATAGTGAGAGCAAGCTTGAAGAAACTGACCCAGGGAATGGCAGAGCACAATAAGGCACTGTCTGCAGCTAAGACTGAAGAGGCAAAGGCTAAGATT AAAACTGAGCAGCAAAAAACAACAACTGGGTTGCGGATCTGTAATAACATATTGGCGATGACACAG CCATTGCATGCGAAAGCTCCCACATTCATCGGAGATAAGAAGATCAAGCTCTCGTGGCAGGAGCCGGTGAAAAAGAGTACTCCAGCTTCTACAACTGGAGCAGG GACCAAGAGAGCTGGAACTACCACAAATGGTGCCAGTGCGAATCCTTCGGCAAGCAAAAAGGGGCGAGTTGAGGGGGTGATGCAAAACCAGCTTGTCAACAGAGCTTTGGAAGGCCTATCTCGAGGTGGTGGGAGAAGCggtggaagaggaggaaggggtTGGGGAGGCCGAGGAAGAGGTCGGGGTTTCCGCTAG
- the LOC109710763 gene encoding ATP synthase mitochondrial F1 complex assembly factor 1, giving the protein MRRALSRIPRLSLSSHSDSLPPLPPLPSASLPPPRRRRYFTFGSRAAEIPCGFVKRASLGCCRGSRFAAGFTPLQPKALGSIIDLGRAENCSPDDLVSVWDDYHLGRGHIGASMKANLYHLLEQRSATCRHFVIPLWRGSGYTTMFIQVQMPHILITGLEDYKARGTQASPYFTVTHYTEFAESKGVVLIRGDVVFTSKLNDSEAKWLQETTHSFYLNDVRYKLVEQFNKETHEFEFKNVLRALEMPTV; this is encoded by the exons ATGCGACGAGCACTCTCGAGAATCCCACGGCTTTCCCTGAGCTCCCACTCTGAttcccttcctcctcttcctcctcttcccagCGCTTCTCTTCCACCTCCTCGTCGTCGCCGCTACTTCACCTTCGGGTCTCGCGCCGCAGAGATCCCGTGCGGTTTCGTGAAGCGAGCGTCGCTGGGATGCTGCAGGGGTTCGCGATTCGCCGCCGGGTTCACGCCGCTGCAGCCCAAAGCGCTGGGCTCCATCATCGACCTCGGCAGGGCCGAGAACTGCTCCCCCGACGACCTCGTCTCCGTCTGGGACGAT TATCACTTGGGAAGAGGTCATATAGGTGCATCCATGAAAGCAAACCTGTACCATCTTCTTGAGCAAAGATCAGCCACTTG CCGGCATTTCGTTATTCCTTTGTGGAGAGGAAGCGGATATACCACTATGTTCATTCAAG TTCAGATGCCGCACATACTCATCACGGGCCTTGAGGATTACAAGGCAAGAGGAACTCAAGCGAGCCCCTACTTCACCGTCACCCACTACACCGAATTTGCGGAAAGTAAGGGTGTGGTGCTTATCCGCGGGGATGTAGTATTCACCAGCAAGCTCAATGATTCTGAGGCAAAGTGGCTGCAAGAGACCACTCACTCTTTCTACCTAAATGATGTGCGGTACAAGCTTGTTGAGCAGTTCAACAAAGAGACGCACGAGTTTGAGTTCAAAAATGTCCTCCGGGCACTCGAAATGCCAACAGTTTGA